Genomic window (Actinomycetota bacterium):
GAACGACCCGATCTACGAGTTGGGCTTGACCTTCGGGGGGCACGCCAAGGAGGACAAGTTCTGGTTCGAGACCCTCGGGAACCTGGCGAAGCACTTCGGCTACGACTCCGAGGTCGAGAAGCAGATCGTGTGCGTGGACAAGAAGCGCCAGTGGAAGCGCGCGAAGAACGTATGGAAGAACTCCGCGGTCCGTTCCGGCATCTACATGACGGGCGCCCCGTTCCGCCTTGTGGCGAAGCCCTTCAAGCGCTCGAGCAGCAACGACAGGGACCCGCAGCAACCCGTCTGACAGGGGTAGCGCGATGACCGCCGCGGCGGCGGGATACGACGCCGTCGTGGTGGGATCGGGACCGAACGGGCTCGCCGCTGCCATCGAGGTGGCTCGCGCGGGGCGATCGGTCCTCGTGCTCGAGTCGAGTGATAGGCCCGGTGGCGGATGCCGCTCGGCCGAGTTGACGCTGCCCGGCTTCGTCCACGACGTCTGCTCGGCGATCCACCCGCTCGCGGTGGCGTCGCCTTTCCTCGCGTCGGTGCCCCTCGAGCGGCTGGGGGCGCGGGTCGTTCAGCCCGAGATCCCGCTGGCGCAACCTCTGGACGGCGGCCGCGCCGCGCTACTGCGACGGTCGGTCGACGAGACCGCGGCGGGACTCGGCGCCGACGCGAAGGCCTACCGGCGGCTGATGGGGCCGCTGGTGCGCTCGGCCGATGCGCTGGTCCCCGAGTTGCTCGGACCGTTCCGCGTGCCTCGTCACCCGTTGGCGATGGCGCGGTTCGGCTTGAACGGGCTGCGTTCCGCCACCTCTTTGTTCGGCTCCCGCTTCGAGGGCGACGCGCCGCAGGCGTTGCTCGGCGGCGCCGCGGCGCACGCGATGTTGCCGCTCGAGCGGCCTCCGACGGCCGCGGTTGGCCTACTGCTCGGGATGCTCGCTCACGCCGTCGGATGGCCGGTGATAGAGGGCGGCTCGCAGAAGCTGGTGGATGCGCTCGTCTCTTACCTGCGCGAGCTGGGGGGAGACATCGAGACGGGCGACGCCGTGACCTCGCTCGCCCAGCTGCCTACCAGCAAGGCCGTGTTCTTCGACGTGTCGCCGCGCCAGATGCTCGCGATCGCGCGCGACGACCTGCCCCCTCGGTATGCGAGGAGGATGGCGCGCTACCGGCACGGGCCCGGCATCTTCAAGCTCGACTGGGCGCTGGACGGGCCGGTCCCGTGGAGCAATCGAGACTGCGGACGCGCGGGGACCGTGCACGTCGGGGGGACGCTTGGGGAGATGGCGGTCTCGGAGCGGGCGCCGTGGGAGGGCCGTGTCCCCGAGCGGCCGTACGTCCTGGTGGGTCAGCAGAGCGTGTGTGATCCCACCCGCGCCCCGGCTGGGAAGCACACGTTGTGGGCCTACTGCCACGTCCCCCACGGCTCGACGGTGGACATGAGCGAGCGCATCGAGGCGCAGATAGACCGATTCGCCCCCGGGTTCAGAGACCGCATCCTGGGGCGGTCATCGATGTCCCCGGCTGAGATGGAGGCGTACAACCCGAACTACGTCGGCGGCGACATCACGGGCGGGGTGCAGGACCTACGTCAGACGTTCGCGCGTCCGGCGGCGCGCGTGAATCCCTACACGACGCCGAACGACCGCCTCTACATCTGCTCGGCCTCCACGCCTCCGGGCGGCGGCGTGCACGGCATGTGCGGCTATCACGCGGCCAGAGCCGCTCTGACGCGGGCCTTGCGCTGATGCCTTGTTACCGGTGCGATCGCGTGCAAACCGATCCGATAAAAGGTGCCTCGCCGTGGGCCGTGGCGGTCGTGAAGCGCGAGCAGGTGCTGGTTTGCCCGGTGTGCCAACAGGAGCATCCGGAGTGGGTCGACGAGTTGGATCGCTGTCCCCGGTGCGGCAGCACGCGCCTCAAGATGATGCTGGGCTCGGTCGTCTGCAAGGTGTGCGGAGCCGACTCTTAAAGCAGCCGGCTCCGCAGTAGCTCTGAAGGTCCCAGCAACTTCCCCGCGCATCGCGGCCTGCCCCGCGACGGTAGCGATCCCGCCCACCTCCGCCGGTGGATCGAGGTAGATAGCCGGGGTTCAACGCTGCGCAATGATGCGAACGCGGTTCGGCGCGTCGACGTCTGTTCGCTAGCGCACGGCGCCCTTTAGGGTCGCTCTCATGTTGGAGATCATCGACGGGCGCGACCAGCTCGCTCCGGTTCACATCCCGCGCCCGCGCCCGGTCGGCGGCCGCGATGAGCCGTCGACGGTCGTCGCTCGGGTCGTCGAGGACGTGCGGAGCCGCGGCGACGCAGCTCTCATCGACTACTCGCGGCGGTTCGACGGTGTCGACCTGACCCCGGAGCGCCTGCAGGTGGACGAGGCCGCGATCTCTCAGGCTCGCAACCTGGTGCGGCCAGAGCTGCTGGCGGCGCTGGAGGTCATGGCGGAGAGGCTCCGGGCGACCTGCGAGCGTCAGGTGACGGGCGAGTGGCTGGACCAGAGGCCGGACGAACAGGTAGGGGAGCTGATCAGGCCACTCCGGCGCGTGGCCGCCTACGTCCCCGGCGGGCGCGCCGTATACCCCTCTAGCGTCGTCATGGCGGCGGTGCCTGCCGCCGTCGCCGGCGTCGAGGGGCTGGTGGTGGCGTCGCCTCCCGCCCCGAACGGGGAGGTCGCCGAGACGGTGCTGGCCGCTTGTGCCGTGTCGGGCGTGCGGGAGGTCTATCGGATCGGCGGCGCGCAGGCGATCGCGGCGCTCGCCTACGGGACCGAGACGGTGCGACCCGTAGACAAGATCGTCGGACCCGGGAACATCTTCGTGACGTTGGCGAAGAGGATGGTGCGCGGGTGGACCGGGATCGACACCGAGGCGGGTCCGACCGAGATCCTGATCGTGGCGGGTGAAACGGCAGATCCGCACGTGATCGCCCATGACCTGATCGCGCAGGCAGAGCATGGCCCGAACGGGTCGCACGTGCTGGTCACCTGGGTTCCGGAGTTGGCGGAGCGTGTGCTCGAGGTCTTGGAGATGCATATCGCGCGTCACGAGCGCGCCGAGGACGTCGAGAACGCTCTGATCGAGGGGGGCCGGGCGGTCCTGGTGCGCGACGTCGGTCACGCTCTGGACACGGCGAACGCGTTCGCGCCCGAGCACCTGCAGCTCGATTTCGAGGGAGACCACGCCGCTCTAGGCGACGTCCACAACGCGGGCTCTGTCTTCGTCGGTCCCTACTCACCCGTAGCGATCGGGGACTACGTCGGGGGCACCAACCACGTGCTGCCGACCGGAGGAGCCGCGCGCTGGTCTTCGGGCCTCGGGGTCAACGACTTCCTGAAGAGGATCTACGTGTCCAGCTACGACAAGACGGCTCTGGCGCGGCTCGCGCCTCACGTCGACGCGCTGGCGCGCGCGGAGGGTCTTCCCGGACACGCGCGCTCGGTCCACGCTCGGCTCGACGAGATCGGGCCGTACCTCCCGTGAGCGCTCCTCCCCTCTCCGTGCGCCCGGACCTCGTCGGCCTGGAGCCCTATGTGTCGCCTCAGCAGCCGGCGCGGTTCCGCATGAACACGAACGAGTCTCCCTACGCCCCTCCGCCCGAGCTGGTCGACGAGGTATCGGGCGAGATAGAAGAGATCGCGCTCAACCGTTACCCGGACCGCGACGCGAACCTGCTCTACAAGGCGATGTCGGAGCACCTCGAGTGGCCGCGCGAGGGGCTTTGGATCGCCAACGGCTCCAACGAGGTCTTCATGCACCTCTTCCTCGGGTTCGGTGGCGCCGGCCGCTCGACGTTGCTGTTCGACCCGACCTACTCCTTGCACTCGTTGATCCCGAAGATCGCGTCGACGCGGGTGCACGAAGTCGCGCGCGCCGAGGACTTCACGATCGATATGGACACCGCGCTCGACGCGATGGCGCGGGAGCGTCCGGAGATAGTCATCGTGTGCTCGCCGAACAACCCGACGGGCGGGACGGAGCCGCTGGCGAGCGTACGGGCGCTGCTCGCCGCGGCCCCCGGCCTCGTCGTCGTCGACGAGGCCTACATCGAGTTCGCGCACCCCGAGGAGAGCGTTCGGAGCCTGCTGAACGAGCACGAGAACCTGGTCCTGGTGAAGACCTTCAGCAAGGCGTGGCGTCTCGCGGGCGTTCGTATCGGCTACATGCTGGCGCAGCCGTCGCTGGTGTCGGAGCTCTCGCGGGTCCGTCTCCCGTACCACCTGTCGGCGCCGACGCAGGTGGTGGGGCGCGCGGCCTTGCGGCACGCGTCGAAGACACTGGAGCTCGTCCGTTCGATCGCGGGGGAGCGGGACCGCATCGTTGCCGAGCTGCAGTTGTTGGGGATCCGGACCTTTACGTCGCGAGCCAACTTCGTCCTGTTCGAGGTGGACGACCCCCCTGCCGTATGGCGGCGGCTGTTGGATCAGGGAGTGCTGGTCAGGAGCTATCCGGGCCACCCGCGTCTGGAGCGGTGTCTGCGCGTCACGGCGGGGCTTCCGGAGGAGACCGACGCTTTCCTCGCCGCGATGCGCGCGGCGGTTGCATGAGCGAGAGGCGCGGGCACGTCGAGCGCAAGACGAGCGAGACCGATATCTCGGTCGAGCTCGAGCTGGATGGCGGCGACATACGGATCTCCACCGGCGTCCCCTTCTTCGACCACATGTTGGACCAGGTCGCGCGCCACGGGCATCTCGGTCTGCGACTTCAGGCGCGGGGCGATCTGGAGATCGACGCGCACCACACGATCGAAGACACGGGGATCGCGCTGGGAGAGGCGCTGGCGCAGGCGGTCGGCGACAAGGCCGGGATCCGGCGCTATGGCGACGCCCTCGTGCCGATGGAGGAGGCGCTCGCGGAGGTGGCGCTCGACATCTCCGGGCGCCCGCTGCTGGTGTACGACGCCGAGATCCCGGCGGACTCGATCGGGCAGTACGACGTCGGGCTGACGCAGGAGTTCCTTCAGGCGCTGTCGAGAAGCGCGGGTCTCACGGTGCACGTGCGTCTGCGCTACGGACGCGACCCTCACCACTGCGTCGAGGCCATCTTCAAGGCCCTGGCGCGCGCATTGTCCGACGCACTGCGGATAGACGATCGAGCGGGCGGGACGATCCCGTCCACGAAGGGCGTCCTGTGAAGGTTGCCGTGCTCGATCACGGGATGGGCAACCTCCGCAGCGTCGCGAAGGCGCTGGAGGCGGCGGGGGCAACCGTCACCGTCACGAAGCGCCCGGAAGACATCGAGGCTTCGGACGGTCTGTGTGTTCCGGGCCAGGGCATCTTCGGGCGCTGCATGGCGAACCTGGCCGAACGTGACCTCGCGGACCTTGTGCGGGCGTGGGTGTCGGACGACCGGCCGTATCTCGGCATCTGCCTGGGGATGCAGGTGCTGTTCAGCAGCAGCGAAGAGGGCGGCCACCACGAGGGCATGGGTCTCATCGAAGGCAGCGTGACGAAGCTTCCCGACACGGTCAGGGTCCCGCACATCGGCTGGAACGAGGTGTCGGGGCAGTACTTCTACTTCGACCACTCGTACGCCGCTCACCCCACCGACGAGAGCATCGTCACGGGATGGTGCGAGCACGGTGAGAGCTTCGCGGCCGAGATCAGACGCGGCTCGATCGTGGGCGTCCAGTTCCACCCCGAGAAGAGCGCGCGGGCCGGCATCGCCTTGCTCGAGGGGTGGGTGGCTGCCGCGTGAGCTTCACCGTCTATCCGGCCGTCGACATCTCACAAGGCCGTTGCGTTCGTTTGCTCGAGGGCCGCTTTGGTTCGGAGACCGTGTACTCCGACGACCCGGTGCAGGTGGCCCTCGGGTTCGCTTCGGCCGGAGCCAGGTGGCTCCACATCGTCGATCTGGACGGGGCGAAGACGGGGGTGTCGGCAAACCGCGAGCTGGTGCTCGAGGTCGTGCGACTCGCCTCGTGTCCGGTTCAGGCCGGCGGCGGGTTGCGAACCTTC
Coding sequences:
- a CDS encoding NAD(P)/FAD-dependent oxidoreductase — encoded protein: MTAAAAGYDAVVVGSGPNGLAAAIEVARAGRSVLVLESSDRPGGGCRSAELTLPGFVHDVCSAIHPLAVASPFLASVPLERLGARVVQPEIPLAQPLDGGRAALLRRSVDETAAGLGADAKAYRRLMGPLVRSADALVPELLGPFRVPRHPLAMARFGLNGLRSATSLFGSRFEGDAPQALLGGAAAHAMLPLERPPTAAVGLLLGMLAHAVGWPVIEGGSQKLVDALVSYLRELGGDIETGDAVTSLAQLPTSKAVFFDVSPRQMLAIARDDLPPRYARRMARYRHGPGIFKLDWALDGPVPWSNRDCGRAGTVHVGGTLGEMAVSERAPWEGRVPERPYVLVGQQSVCDPTRAPAGKHTLWAYCHVPHGSTVDMSERIEAQIDRFAPGFRDRILGRSSMSPAEMEAYNPNYVGGDITGGVQDLRQTFARPAARVNPYTTPNDRLYICSASTPPGGGVHGMCGYHAARAALTRALR
- the hisC gene encoding histidinol-phosphate transaminase; amino-acid sequence: MSAPPLSVRPDLVGLEPYVSPQQPARFRMNTNESPYAPPPELVDEVSGEIEEIALNRYPDRDANLLYKAMSEHLEWPREGLWIANGSNEVFMHLFLGFGGAGRSTLLFDPTYSLHSLIPKIASTRVHEVARAEDFTIDMDTALDAMARERPEIVIVCSPNNPTGGTEPLASVRALLAAAPGLVVVDEAYIEFAHPEESVRSLLNEHENLVLVKTFSKAWRLAGVRIGYMLAQPSLVSELSRVRLPYHLSAPTQVVGRAALRHASKTLELVRSIAGERDRIVAELQLLGIRTFTSRANFVLFEVDDPPAVWRRLLDQGVLVRSYPGHPRLERCLRVTAGLPEETDAFLAAMRAAVA
- the hisD gene encoding histidinol dehydrogenase, with the translated sequence MLEIIDGRDQLAPVHIPRPRPVGGRDEPSTVVARVVEDVRSRGDAALIDYSRRFDGVDLTPERLQVDEAAISQARNLVRPELLAALEVMAERLRATCERQVTGEWLDQRPDEQVGELIRPLRRVAAYVPGGRAVYPSSVVMAAVPAAVAGVEGLVVASPPAPNGEVAETVLAACAVSGVREVYRIGGAQAIAALAYGTETVRPVDKIVGPGNIFVTLAKRMVRGWTGIDTEAGPTEILIVAGETADPHVIAHDLIAQAEHGPNGSHVLVTWVPELAERVLEVLEMHIARHERAEDVENALIEGGRAVLVRDVGHALDTANAFAPEHLQLDFEGDHAALGDVHNAGSVFVGPYSPVAIGDYVGGTNHVLPTGGAARWSSGLGVNDFLKRIYVSSYDKTALARLAPHVDALARAEGLPGHARSVHARLDEIGPYLP
- the hisH gene encoding imidazole glycerol phosphate synthase subunit HisH, which encodes MKVAVLDHGMGNLRSVAKALEAAGATVTVTKRPEDIEASDGLCVPGQGIFGRCMANLAERDLADLVRAWVSDDRPYLGICLGMQVLFSSSEEGGHHEGMGLIEGSVTKLPDTVRVPHIGWNEVSGQYFYFDHSYAAHPTDESIVTGWCEHGESFAAEIRRGSIVGVQFHPEKSARAGIALLEGWVAAA
- the hisB gene encoding imidazoleglycerol-phosphate dehydratase HisB; translation: MSERRGHVERKTSETDISVELELDGGDIRISTGVPFFDHMLDQVARHGHLGLRLQARGDLEIDAHHTIEDTGIALGEALAQAVGDKAGIRRYGDALVPMEEALAEVALDISGRPLLVYDAEIPADSIGQYDVGLTQEFLQALSRSAGLTVHVRLRYGRDPHHCVEAIFKALARALSDALRIDDRAGGTIPSTKGVL